Proteins co-encoded in one Plasmodium sp. gorilla clade G2 genome assembly, chromosome: 9 genomic window:
- a CDS encoding zinc finger protein, putative: MLYKTQLCSFYAKGICARGNKCSWAHGQSDVRPMPKFYKTRMCYTFLSGSYCEASKCTFAHTEEELRGSGKALRLCTKFFLDGYCSKSDKCPMAHHISQLDPSVKFTASELMNRMYNNEETSCYKDNEDTQENDDDNNIYFKNDTYKNEENNVDMDYNMVNNFNDNNLRDSKNNYKNVNMDSNQEIEYVTEIKVPQNIGKLIMNENDKYDEYILNQDICKINNIKSCEYYNKINENIHSNDYILNGDIVDEREKKSNQEYVYNKNGEPIDTYDNYETCKNYKIMNKNRFINNEYYKNTIGTIEQNIQNVEGTNYVGSNCLSTNCVGHCLGNHCFGNHCVGNNCLASNCLASNYLASNCLASNYLASTCLANNCFNNNCVTNSCMSSNCMSNNCVTNNCMNNNYLNNNYMNNNCMGNNYLNNNCMSNNYLNNNYLNNTCMGSHYIRNHCVGNNCIGNNIYSGGYNSLRNYISNNNNMNNMNSMNNMNNMNNMNSMNNMNNMNSMNNMNSMNNMNNMNNMNNMNNMNNMNNMNNMNHMNHMNSVNNVYNYSNVNNLNNIDNMNNSRKMIQHNISSNMGCTMKIINKGEKNDIHICGEKYIYNNIKQKKDTLENCLHDEHVVTYDNCKHVLSNIYHENNVVHFNKGNESIEMLEELNNNNNNNNNYNNNNNYNNNNNYNNNNNYNNNNYNNNNYNNNNIIHYSYNNHNDFSDNNRQDNINDDNKDINKNIDMSNNCFYYHHCYNNISNEKNIYNIDKKNIEKKNNTNENIQMNNLIYNMSKLSLNNINNHVNNKNRRLTTCLPIVQKTMNTSYNINNKNSANHIHNMLNVNIQEDEQCEINMATNIEHYKENIPNNNQYNNNHNYYYYNNYQYNTSEGDLKKYFILNNKYLIENANKYNNQYIISRNCSATINDNFMKQHEMKNDYVDNYEMNNNYINNYHMGVHSNNSLNAFNNLNDVERNDNMEVSKSVAENIQRRQMNDINDINDINDINNMNDMNDINNINSINNINNINSINNINNNNLLLQNIKGTEHVHNVDNMYNNISNHNNNYMCDCADVSNMKETEIMNTQENIIIKYKKIHANNLLHDNKMINGKEATRKNMSNIINNNVILNNCSKKVCNNDFDDEKDKHLQHEWNNEETILNNYNDTMDISRCKNKPNEHYADKCCDNDDVIYSDFSHKKNMYTIKDNHINYMNRKNESLHDNMRIKNMKKNMDEDFICPNGYSSSSNNNNNNNNNDDNYNNNNDDDYNNDDYNNDSFLSDDLHCNIKKKLERNNIEINKNYVHLHNMKYGNRENQIDNIDNYNDKDNILEIYNINNKMTEGNKYMNNNESIGYKSTKNSHESYSYNISVNKVDNKNMDTQEGKCNINKPDVYRNEENIYLCVDNKVNEERVDKNCSDQISDTINNKMKNKIKNRLLYDEKFENNSDPTYFFDDYNKSVASSLDKYNYLNYIENTKNNCMTNNNLDIYEFSYKSEGSLSNDIYDNEEHIIHTRRKDSFNSNREGEKMNCQYDDNNDYDNNDYDNNDDDNNDYDNNDDDNNDDDNNDDDNNDYDNNDYDNNDDDNNDDDNNDDNNDDDNNDDDNNDDDNNDDDNNDDDNNDDDNNDDNNDDDDNNSKHSVKSYNPLTYSFSGLCECLSKQDNI; this comes from the exons at gtTATATAAAACTCAGCTCTGTTCATTTTATGCTAAGGGGATATGTGCTCGAGGAAATAAATGTAGTTGGGCTCATGGGCAATCAGATGTAAGGCCTATGCCAAAATTTTATAAG aCTAGAATGTGCTACACATTTCTATCAGGCAGTTATTGTGAAGCGTCAAAATGCACATTCGCCCATACTGAAGAAGAATTAAGAGGCTCTGGAAAAGCTTTGAGACTGTGTACTAAATTTTTCTTGGATG GTTATTGTAGTAAATCTGATAAGTGTCCTATGGCTCATCATATTAGTCAATTGGACCCTTCTGTAAAATTTACGGCAAGCGAATTAATGAACAGaatgtataataatgaagaaacgTCATGTTATAAAGATAATGAGGATACACaagaaaatgatgatgataataatatatattttaaaaatgatacatacaagaatgaagaaaataatgttGATATGGATTATAATATGGTGAACaattttaatgataataatttaagagattctaaaaataattacaaaaATGTTAATATGGATAGCAATCAAGAAATTGAATATGTGACAGAAATTAAGGTTCCTCAAAATATTG GCAAACTCATTATGAATGAAAACgataaatatgatgaataCATTTTAAATCAAGACATCtgcaaaataaataatataaaatcttgtgaatattataataaaataaatgaaaatatccATTCCaatgattatattttaaatggtGATATTGTAGATGAAAGAGAAAAGAAATCTAACCAAGAATATGTATACAATAAAAATGGAGAACCTATTGATACATATGACAATTATGAAACttgtaaaaattataagattatgaataaaaatagatttataaataatgaatattataaaaatactaTTGGTACCATAGAAcagaatatacaaaatgtaGAAGGTACAAATTATGTAGGTAGTAATTGCCTATCTACTAATTGTGTAGGTCACTGTTTGGGTAATCATTGTTTTGGAAATCATTGTGTAGGTAATAATTGTTTGGCTAGTAATTGTTTGGCTAGTAACTATTTGGCTAGTAACTGTTTGGCTAGTAACTATTTGGCTAGTACATGTTTGGCAAATAATTGTTTCAATAACAATTGTGTAACAAATAGTTGTATGAGTAGCAATTGTATGAGTAATAATTGTGTGACGAATAAttgtatgaataataattatttgaataataattatatgaataataattgtatgggtaataattatttgaataataattgtatgagtaataattatttgaataataattatttgaataataCTTGTATGGGTAGTCATTATATAAGAAACCACTGTGTAGGAAATAATTGTATAgggaataatatatattctggTGGTTATAATTCATTACgtaattatatatctaataataataatatgaataatatgaacagtatgaataatatgaataatatgaataatatgaacagtatgaataatatgaataatatgaacagtatgaataatatgaacagtatgaataatatgaataatatgaataatatgaacaatatgaataatatgaacaatatgaataatatgaataatatgaaccaTATGAATCATATGAACAGTGTGAATAATGTGTATAATTATAGCaatgttaataatttaaataatattgacaatatgaataattcaagaaaaatgatacaacataatatatcatctaaTATGGGTTGTActatgaagataataaataaaggagaaaaaaatgatatacatatatgtggagagaaatatatatataataacataaaacaaaaaaaagatacgTTAGAAAATTGTCTTCATGATGAGCATGTGGTTACATATGATAACTGTAAACATGTcttaagtaatatatatcatgaaAATAATGTTGTTCATTTTAATAAAGGAAATGAGAGTATAGAAATGTTGGAAGAactaaataataacaacaataataacaacaactacaataataacaacaactacaataataacaacaactacaataataataacaattacaataataacaattacaataataacaactacaataataataatattatacattattCATACAATAATCATAATGATTTTAGTGATAATAACAGAcaagataatattaatgatgataataaagatattaataaaaatatagacatGAGTAATAActgtttttattatcatcattgttataacaatatatctAATGAAAAAAACATTTACAATATTGAcaagaaaaatatagaaaaaaaaaataatacaaatgaaaatatacaaatgaataacttaatatataatatgagtaAACTCTCccttaataatataaataatcatgTGAACAACAAGAATAGAAGATTAACTACATGCTTGCCTATAGTTCAAAAAACAATGAATACTTCttacaatattaataataagaatagtGCAAACCATATACATAACATGTTAAATGTAAACATACAAGAAGATGAACAGTGTGAAATAAATATGGCTACAAATATAGAgcattataaagaaaatatacctaataataatcaatataataataatcataattattattattataataattatcaataTAATACCTCAGAGggtgatttaaaaaaatattttattttaaataataaatatttaatagaaaatgcaaataaatataacaatcaatatattatatcaagaAATTGTAGTGCAactataaatgataattttatGAAACAACATGAGATGAAGAATGATTATGTGGATAACTatgaaatgaataataattacataaataattatcatatggGTGTTCATTCTAATAATTCGCTTAACGCATTCAACAACTTGAATGACGTTGAAAGGAATGACAACATGGAGGTATCAAAATCGGTTGCAGAAAATATCCAAAGGAGACAAATGaatgatattaatgatattaatgatattaatgatattaataatatgaatgatatgaatgatataaataatattaatagtattaataatataaataatattaatagtattaataatattaataataataatttactattacaaaatataaaaggaaCTGAACATGTTCATAATGttgataatatgtataataatatatctaatcATAACAATAATTACATGTGTGATTGTGCTGATGTTTCTAATATGAAAGAGACAGAAATTATGAACACACAAGAgaacataataattaaatataagaaaattcATGCAAATAATTTGTTGCATGacaataaaatgataaatggAAAGGAGGCtacaagaaaaaatatgagtaacataataaataataatgttatattaaataactGTTCGAAGAAGGTGTGTAATAATGATTTCGATGATGAGAAGGACAAACATTTACAACATGAGTGGAATAATGAAGAgacaatattaaataattataatgatactATGGATATTAGTAGATGTAAAAATAAACCTAATGAGCATTATGCAGATAAATGTTGTGATAACGATGATGTAATTTATTCTGACTtttcacataaaaaaaatatgtatactaTAAAggataatcatataaattatatgaacagAAAAAATGAGAGCCTACATGACAATatgagaataaaaaatatgaagaaaaatatggatGAAGACTTTATTTGTCCTAACGGttatagtagtagtagtaataataataataataataataataatgatgataattataataataataatgatgatgattataataatgatgattataataatgatagttTTTTAAGTGATGATTTACattgtaatataaaaaaaaagctaGAAAGAAACAATATCGAGATTAATAAAAACTATGTTCACTTACACAACATGAAATATGGAAATAGAGAAAATCAAATAGACAAtattgataattataatgataaggataatatattagaaatatataatataaataataaaatgactgaaggtaataaatatatgaataataatgagaGTATAGGATATAAGAGTACAAAAAATTCTCATGAGagttattcatataatatatctgtTAATAAAGTGGATAATAAGAATATGGATACACAAGAGGgtaaatgtaatataaacaaaCCAGATGTATATAggaatgaagaaaatatatatttatgtgtagaTAATAAAGTAAATGAAGAAAGGGTTGATAAAAATTGTAGTGACCAAATAAGTGATACGATAAATAACAAGatgaagaacaaaataaagaatagattattatatgatgagaagtttgaaaataatagtgatcctacatatttttttgacGATTATAATAAATCTGTTGCTTCTTCtttagataaatataattatttgaattatatagaaaatacaaaaaataattgtatgacaaataataatttggatatatatgaattttctTATAAAAGTGAAGGCAGTTTatcaaatgatatatatgacaaTGAAGAGCATATAATTCATACAAGAAGAAAGGATTCTTTTAATAGTAATAGGGAAGGTGAGAAAATGAACTGTCAATATGATGACAATAatgattatgataataatgattatgacaataatgatgatgacaataatgattatgacaataatgatgatgacaataatgatgatgacaataatgatgatgacaataatgattatgacaataatgattatgacaataatgatgatgacaataatgatgatgataataatgatgataataatgatgatgacaataatgatgatgacaataatgatgatgacaataatgatgatgacaataatgatgatgacaataatgatgatgataataatgatgacaataatgatgatgatgataataatagcaAACATAGTGTTAAGAGTTATAATCCTTTAACTTATAGTTTTAGTGGTTTATGTGAATGCTTGAGTAAACaagataatatttaa
- a CDS encoding fumarate hydratase, putative — protein MIKFKGGSILLSHNGYFNLYLKKIRCIYNNIYRRDVNTLNNFIDILSFRNEEEDDDIEYKKVEDLSKYIEVIKMNKSSMNETKYYGYNFKDENNFLDEHGNIKEYINNENKKLLDKNYEKEYIHIPPFVLTKLCEYAFKEILFFLNKKHLKQLQNILQDKESSKNDKYVAMTLIKNAIISSEQKLPGCQDTGTAIILGKKDEDILTTYEHKYLTIGVYNAYKYNNFRYSQLSPLNMFNEINTNNNLPCQIEIYTNIKKDKSHQNYQNYENHQNYQNQQNYQNQQNHQNYQNQQNHQNYQNHQNYQNQQNHQNYQNHQNYQNQQNHYLNHVEDIQNNKNVKHINHISTKKSNNEHLYHGPKYELIFIAKGGGSANKTFLFQQTKSILNEENLYNFLLDKIKEIGTSACPPYHLAIVIGGLSAEMNLKMVKLASCRYLDNLKTEGGIYGNAFRDIQSEKIILKKTQSLGIGAQFGGKYFVHDVRVIRLPRHSASCPIGIGVSCSADRQIKCFINKNGVFMQKLEHEPIKYLPEITFKDLNQENPVKINLNQNMEQTLKTLSQYPTSTLVLLTGKLVVARDTAHKKIVDQFINDNVPIPEYFKKYPIYYAGPAKTPDNYPSGSFGPTTAGRMDAYAEILMKNNASLISLAKGNRSSVVRNACKKYNGFYLGSIGGPGAILAKNNIKNVQVIDFKDLGMEAVHLIDVVDFPAFIVIDNKGNDFYNQWLPS, from the coding sequence atgataaagttTAAAGGAGGTTCCATTTTGTTATCACACAATGGATACTTTaacttatatttaaaaaaaataagatgtATTTACAACAACATATACAGAAGGGATGTGAatacattaaataattttatagacATTTTAAGTTTTagaaatgaagaagaagatgatgatattgaatataaaaaagttgAAGATCTtagtaaatatatagaagttataaaaatgaataaaagtTCTATGAAtgaaacaaaatattatggatataattttaaagatgaaaataattttttagatGAACAtggtaatataaaagaatatataaataatgaaaataaaaaattattagataaaaattatgaaaaagaatatatacatatccCACCATTTGTATTAACAAAATTATGTGAATATGcttttaaagaaatattattttttttgaataaaaaacatttaaaacaattacaaaatattttacaagATAAAGAATCAagtaaaaatgataaatatgtaGCTATgacattaataaaaaatgcaATCATAAGTTCTGAACAAAAATTACCAGGATGTCAAGATACTGGAACTGCTATCATTTTAGgaaaaaaagatgaagatATATTAACCACATATGAACATAAATATCTTACCATAGGTGTATATAAtgcttataaatataataattttcgtTATAGTCAATTGTCACCATTAAATATGTTTAATGAAATAaacacaaataataatttacctTGTcaaattgaaatatatacaaatattaaaaaagataaatcacatcaaaattatcaaaattatGAAAACCATCAAAATTATCAAAATCAACAAAATTATCAAAATCAACAAAATCATCAAAATTATCAAAATCAACAAAATCATCAAAATTATCAAAATCATCAAAATTATCAAAATCAACAAAATCATCAAAATTATCAAAATCATCAAAATTATCAAAATCAACAAAATCATTATCTTAACCATGTAGAagatattcaaaataataaaaatgtaaaacatATTAATCACATATCAACAAAGAAATCAAATAATGAACATCTTTATCATGGTCCTAAATATGAACTTATTTTTATAGCTAAAGGAGGTGGAAGTGCAAACAAGAcctttttatttcaacaaacCAAAagtatattaaatgaagaaaatctatataatttcctattagataaaattaaagaaatagGTACTTCTGCATGCCCACCATATCATCTAGCAATTGTTATCGGTGGTTTGTCAGCTGaaatgaatttaaaaatggTAAAGTTAGCCTCATGTAGATATTTAGATAATTTGAAAACAGAAGGAGGAATTTATGGAAATGCTTTTAGAGATATACAAagtgaaaaaattattttaaaaaaaactcAAAGTTTAGGTATTGGTGCACAATTTGGTGGAAAATATTTTGTACATGATGTTAGAGTTATTAGATTACCTAGACATTCTGCTTCTTGCCCTATAGGTATAGGTGTTTCATGCTCAGCTGATAGACaaataaaatgttttattaataaaaatggtgTTTTTATGCAAAAGTTAGAACATGAACCAATCAAATATTTACCTGAAATTACTTTTAAAGATTTAAACCAAGAAAACCCtgttaaaattaatttaaatcaaaatatgGAACAAACATTAAAAACATTATCTCAATATCCAACCTCTACATTAGTACTCTTAACAGGTAAATTAGTTGTTGCTAGAGATACtgcacataaaaaaattgtagatcaatttattaatgataatgtTCCTATTCctgaatattttaaaaaatatcctATTTATTATGCTGGACCAGCTAAAACACCTGATAATTACCCAAGTGGATCCTTTGGACCAACCACAGCTGGACGAATGGATGCCTATGCAGAAATTTTAATGAAAAACAACGCATCACTTATATCACTAGCAAAAGGTAATAGATCCTCTGTTGTTAGAAATgcttgtaaaaaatataatggatTTTATTTGGGCAGTATAGGAGGACCAGGGGCCATTTTAgctaaaaataatatcaaaaaTGTGCAGGTCATTGATTTTAAGGACTTGGGCATGGAAGCTGTTCATTTAATTGACGTCGTTGACTTTCCTGCATTTATTGTGATAGATAACAAAGGAaatgatttttataatcaATGGTTAccatcataa
- a CDS encoding dynein light chain, putative, translating to MNDTDKFEDEFDIELMEEIGKQTISQFLEKMHYNEEKTNFWVSQILDTTLKELSKLNKPFKYVATCILMEKNGSPLTTSNVCLWDENCDGLCSVQMGNETLDCILCIYAIKT from the exons ATGAATGATACAGATAAGTTTGAG GACGAATTTGACATTGAACTTATGGAAGAAATAGGAAAACAa ACAATTTCTCAATTTCTTGAAAAAATGCATTATAATGAAGAGAAAACCAATTTTTGGGTATCACAAATTTTGGATACCACATTAAAGGAATTGTCTAAATTAAATAAGCCGTTCAAATATGTTG CTACATGTATTTTGATGGAAAAAAATGGATCTCCTTTAACGACATCAAATGTATGCTTATGGGATGAAAATTGCGACg GGCTTTGTAGTGTTCAAATGGGAAACGAAACATTAGATTGCATTCTTTGCATATATGCTATAAAAACTTAA
- a CDS encoding serine/threonine protein phosphatase 4, putative, whose protein sequence is MNPKDLDKIIDILKKCKLIEEREVRILCSEAKLLLSKEDNVRNVDNPVIICGDIHGQFHDLKELFNIGNELPYVNYIFLGDYVDRGKYSIETFLLLLALKIKYPLHLTLIRGNHESRQISEIYGFYDECLKKYGSINVWKYCTDVFDYLCIGAIIENKYFCIHGGLSPSIEKIDELKKIHRFQEIPRNGALCDIMWSDPNDQEGWNKSPRGAGHLYGHDVVEKFCHINNIHMIARAHQLVMEGYKWSFNKKLVTIWSAPNYCYRCGNIASIMEIDENCFFNFKKFGPSAIDQHDLNNNTTNDLRKFPPVYFS, encoded by the coding sequence ATGAACCCTAAGGATTTAGATAAAattattgatatattaaaaaagtgTAAGTTGATAGAAGAAAGAGAAGTTCGAATTTTATGTAGTGAagcaaaattattattatcaaaagaAGATAACGTACGTAATGTTGATAATCCTGTCATAATATGTGGTGATATACATGGTCAGTTCCATgatttaaaagaattatttaatataggAAATGAATTACCATatgttaattatatatttttaggtGATTATGTAGATAGAGGTAAATATAGTATAGAaacctttttattattattagctttaaaaataaagtatCCATTACATTTAACATTAATAAGAGGAAATCATGAGAGTAGGCAAATATCTGAGATATATGGATTTTATGAtgaatgtttaaaaaaatatggatcAATAAATGTATGGAAATATTGTACAGATGTTTTTGATTATTTATGCATAGGAGctattatagaaaataaatatttttgtattcaTGGAGGATTATCACCATCTATTGAAAAAAtagatgaattaaaaaaaattcatagaTTTCAAGAAATACCAAGGAATGGAGCTTTATGTGATATCATGTGGTCTGATCCTAATGATCAAGAAGGATGGAATAAAAGTCCTAGAGGTGCTGGACATCTATATGGACATGATGTTGTTGAAAAATTTtgtcatattaataatattcatatgattGCTAGAGCACACCAATTAGTTATGGAGGGTTATAAATGGTCTttcaataaaaaattagTAACCATATGGTCAGCTCCAAATTATTGTTATCGTTGTGGTAATATAGCAAGTATCATGGAAATTGATgaaaattgtttttttaattttaagaaATTTGGTCCTTCAGCAATCGATCAACATGATCTAAACAATAATACTACAAATGATTTGAGGAAATTTCCTCCAGTCTATTTTTCTTga
- a CDS encoding cytochrome c oxidase subunit 5B, putative, protein MLWNKVLHNITEKEFILFGKRYMTSLYRRGNYNIVSYINKNIFLKKYNEHKRTYLHFARTLPEDYELPLDTFPENIHEILKKDKKSLDFIQSYWYWKIRSESNLLNYEKLIKKSYKQLAIDMGMQIANPDNEHMLALLEYYEYLKSSPFVGPFGTIENPVLVPSVHVERVVCCTGGTGENEHVPLFFRCREGFLYRCGECDQIFMHVRVLYSLDDGNDPFPNDPDVDDVFDLNLIEENMHLYNDDQYVRWPTGNVTYRQMFLEGKWGNQKPSTTHQTSNT, encoded by the exons atgtTGTGGAATAAAGTGTTGCATAATATTACAGAGAAAGAGTTCATTTTGTTTGGAAAGAGATACATGACATCATTATACAGAAGAGGAAATTATAACATTGtgtcatatataaataaaaatatttttttaaaaaaatataatgaacatAAAAGGACTTACTTACATTTCGCTCGTACATTACCAGAAGATTATGAATTACCTTTAGATACATTTCCAGAAAATATTCATGAAATTTTAAAGAAAGATAAAAAGTCATTGGATTTTATTCAAAGCTATTGGTATTGGAAAATAAGAAGTGAaagtaatttattaaattatgaaaaattaattaaaaaatcttACAAACAGTTAGCTATTGATATGGGCATGCAG ATTGCTAATCCAGATAATGAACATATGCTAGCCCTTCTTGAATATTACGAATATCTGAAATCATCTCCATTTGTTGGTCCCTTTGGTACAATAGAAAACCCAGTACTAGTTCCAAGTGTTCATGTAGAAAGAGTTGTTTGTTGTACTGGTGGTACAGGTGAAAATGAACATGTTCCACTTTTTTTTAGATGTAGAGAAGGATTTTTATATCGTTGTGGAGAATGTGATCAAATTTTTATGCATGTTCGTGTGCTCTATTCTTTAGATGATGGTAATGATCCATTCCCAAACGATCCAGATGTTGATGATGTATTTGATTTAAATCTAATTGAAGAGAATATGCActtatataatgatgatcAATATGTTAGGTGGCCTACAGGTAATGTTACCTATAGACAAATGTTCTTGGAAGGCAAATGGGGAAACCAAAAACCAAGCACCACACACCAAACATCAAACACATAG
- a CDS encoding phosphatidylserine decarboxylase, which produces MRKGKSKSPSSFFSLHKKYLLTGVTILSFIFMFQYKYHEVLTVYEDKTNIQQSSRLFWTRLLFGRTRSRITGKIFNIEIPHSYRLYVYNFFIKYLNINKEEIKYPIESYKSLGDFFSRYIREDTRPIGDLNEYSMVSPCDSEIIDFGELTSNYLDNVKGIKFNIKTFLGSDLIKKYDDDTTTFYYAIFYLSPKKYHHFHAPFNFKYKIRRHISGEVFPIFQGMFKIINNLFDINERVILSGEWKGGHVYYAAISAYNVGNIKIVNDEELLTNNLRTQLSYMGGDIDTKIHDHYKDIEIGDEVGEFKVGSSIIVIFENKKNFKWNVKPNQQISVGQRIGGVDQPKQPQNKFIKIKS; this is translated from the coding sequence ATGCGTAAAGGAAAATCCAAATCGCCTTCTAGTTTCTTCTCGTTGCACAAGAAGTACCTGTTGACAGGCGTAACTATAttgtcatttatttttatgtttcaatataaatatcatgAAGTATTAACAGTATATGAggataaaacaaatattcaGCAGAGCAGTCGTTTATTTTGGACTCGTTTATTATTTGGAAGGACTCGTAGTAGGATAACTGGAAAGATATTTAACATTGAGATACCTCATTCTTATagattatatgtatataatttttttataaaatatttgaatataaataaagaagagaTAAAATATCCTATAGAGTCTTATAAATCTTTGGGTGATTTTTTTTCTAGATATATAAGAGAAGATACAAGACCTATAGGAGATTTAAATGAGTATTCTATGGTTAGTCCATGTGATAGTGAAATTATAGATTTTGGTGAGTTGACATCTAATTATTTAGATAATGTGAAAggtataaaatttaatataaaaacctTTTTAGGTTCtgatttgataaaaaaatatgatgatgatactACTACTTTTTATTAtgctatattttatttgagtCCAAAGAAATATCATCATTTCCATGCtccttttaattttaaatataaaataagaagaCATATATCAGGAGAAGTGTTTCCTATATTTCAAGGGatgtttaaaataataaataatctttttgatataaatgaaagaGTTATTTTATCAGGAGAATGGAAAGGAGGACATGTATACTATGCTGCTATAAGTGCATATAATGTtggtaatattaaaattgttaATGATGAAGAATTATTAACAAATAATCTAAGAACACAATTAAGTTATATGGGAGGAGATATTGATACTAAAATTCATGATCATTATAAAGACATAGAAATTGGTGATGAAGTAGGTGAATTTAAAGTAGGATCTTCTATAATTGttatttttgaaaataaaaaaaattttaaatggAACGTAAAACCGAATCAGCAAATATCGGTAGGTCAAAGAATTGGAGGGGTCGATCAACCAAAACAACCTCAAAATaagtttattaaaataaagagttaa
- a CDS encoding cytochrome c oxidase subunit 6B, putative: MSESNYVSHKFIKNYDELTAQNPHASDPRFLQVNQYNHCAYRYTLFCRCARELGEDHPRCKFQYYRSQIACTAEQLEDWDDNRQKGTCAMDTLPDRLTAHLRQ, encoded by the exons atgaGTGAATCCAATTATGTAAGTCAcaaattcataaaaaattatgatgagTTAACTGCCCAAAATCCCCATGCAAgt GATCCAAGATTTTTACAAGTAAATCAATATAATCACTGTGCTTACAGATACACTTTGTTTTGTCGATGTGCAAGGGAATTAGGTGAAGATCACCCACGATGCAA GTTTCAATATTATCGTTCACAAATTGCCTGTACTGCAGAACAACTTGAAGACTGGGATGACAATAGGCAAAAAg GAACGTGCGCAATGGATACATTACCTGACCGATTAACTGCTCACTTaagacaataa